The stretch of DNA GATGTCGTAGATGCCCGTGCGGCCGGCCAGCGAACGCTCCTGGGCCAGGGCCGTGAGCATGTCGCCCTCGAAACCGGGCGCCAGGTAGTCGATGGTGCAGCCCGAGGCCACGGTGGCGACGTTGCGCGAATTGCACGAGAAGGCGAAAGCGCTGTCTGCCAAGGAGAAGATGAAACCGCCATGGCAAGTACGATGGCCGTTGAGCATGTCGCCGCGCACCGTCATCGTCAGCTTGGCATAGCCCGGCGCGACTTCGACCACGCGCATGCCCAGCCCCTGCGTGGCCGGGTCCTTGGCGTACATGCCCTCGGCCACGGCCTGGGCCAGGGCCTGGGGATCGGTCGGAACATTCACGACAGTGCTGTCCATCACTCCCCCCTGAATTGCGGTGCGCGCTTTTCCAGGAAGGCGGCCACGCCCTCGGCGTAGTCGCGGCTCCTGCCCATTTCGCGCATCAGATCGCGCTCCAGGTCGAGCTGGGTCGCCAGATCGTTGCCCAGGCTGGCCGCCAGAGCCCGTTTGGTGGCAGCCAGGCCCTTGGTGGGCGCCTGCGCAAAGTGCAGCGCCAGCCTATCGAGCTCGGCGTCGAACTGCTCGTCGGGCACGCATTGCCAGATCAGCCCCCAGGCCTCGGCCTGGCGCGCCGGCAACTTGTCGCCCAGCAGGGCCAGGCCCAACGCGCGCGCGCGGCCCACCAGACGCGGCAGCGCGTAGGTGCCGCCGGTATCGGGAATGAGGCCCAGCCGGGAGAAAGACTCGATGAAACTGGCCGACTCCTTGGCGATGACGATATCGCCGGCGAAAGCCAGGTTGGCCCCGGCGCCCGCGGCCACGCCGTTCACGCCCACGATAACCGGCATGGGCAACGCATGCAGGCGCCTGACCAGCGGGTTGTAGTAGGTGTCGACCGTCTCGCCCAGGTCTATGGGCTGGTCCGAAGGCTTGCGCTCGCTCAGGTCCTGCCCGGCACAGAAACCGCGGCCCGCACCGGTGATGAGCAGCACGCGGGCGCCTTCGGTTTCGACGCGGCCAATCGCATCAGCCACTTCGCCGTGCATGGCCGCCGTGAAACTGTTGAGCTTGTCGGGCCGGTTGAAGGTCAGGCGCGCGATGCCCTCATTCAGGTCGAAAAGAATGTTTTGATACGCCATGCCCGCC from Bordetella sp. FB-8 encodes:
- the paaI gene encoding hydroxyphenylacetyl-CoA thioesterase PaaI; this encodes MDSTVVNVPTDPQALAQAVAEGMYAKDPATQGLGMRVVEVAPGYAKLTMTVRGDMLNGHRTCHGGFIFSLADSAFAFSCNSRNVATVASGCTIDYLAPGFEGDMLTALAQERSLAGRTGIYDITITNQEGKTIAIFRGRSYRIKGQVIGDSHQA
- the paaG gene encoding 2-(1,2-epoxy-1,2-dihydrophenyl)acetyl-CoA isomerase PaaG: MAYQNILFDLNEGIARLTFNRPDKLNSFTAAMHGEVADAIGRVETEGARVLLITGAGRGFCAGQDLSERKPSDQPIDLGETVDTYYNPLVRRLHALPMPVIVGVNGVAAGAGANLAFAGDIVIAKESASFIESFSRLGLIPDTGGTYALPRLVGRARALGLALLGDKLPARQAEAWGLIWQCVPDEQFDAELDRLALHFAQAPTKGLAATKRALAASLGNDLATQLDLERDLMREMGRSRDYAEGVAAFLEKRAPQFRGE